The genome window CGCCACCGGACTGCACTACGGCACCTTCGACTACAGCGCCTGCCTCGGTGTGTCCGCCGCCCACCAGGCGAGCGACCACCCGGCCGCGGACCACGCCAAGGCGGTCATGCAGGTCGCGGCGGCGGGCACCGGCGTCCGCGTGTCGGACGGCTCCACGAACGTCCTGCCCGTCGGCCCCACCGAGCAGGTCCACGACGCCTGGCGGCTGCACTACAGGCTCACCCGACGGGCGCTGGCCCGCGCCTACTACCAGGGCTGGGACATGCATCCGGGCCACCTTCCCACCCGGTACGCAGCCGTTTTCGCCTTCTACCGTGAGGGCTTCCAGCAGGCCGCGGCACGTCTCGCCCGCTACGCCGACCGCACCGCCGGCGACGTCCTGGACGAACCGGCCACGGCGAAGGCGCTGAGCGGCCATCTGCTGCGGGGACTGGACTGCGGCGCCCTGGACACGGCGGAGGTCACGCGGGCCACCGGCCTGACCCGGGCCGACCTGGAGGCCTTCGCGGCACCGAGGCGAGGGGACCTCACGGCCTCGGCCCAGTGACGTGCGCTGCGGCTTCGGCAGTGGCGTTCGGTCGCGGCCTCGGGCGGGACCTCAGTCGACGGGCGGCAGCTCGCCCGAGCCCCTGGTGATCAGCCGGGTGGGAAGCTCGATGCGCTCCGGGGTGATGAGCGTGCCGTCGAGCTGGCGGAACAGGCGCTCGGCGGCCGTGCTGCCGAGGGCGGCGGCGTCCTGCGCGACGACCGTGACGCCGGGCTGGAGCAGGTCGGCCAGCTCGATGTCGTCGAAGCCGACCAGGGCGACCGGACGGCTGTGTGCGGCCAGGACACGGATGACGGTGACGGTCACGCGGTTGTTGCCCGCGAAGATCGCGGTGACGGGGGCGGGCCCTTCGAGCATCGCCTCGGCGGCCCGGCGCACCCGCTCGGGATCGGTGACGCCCAGGGACATCCAGGAGTCCTCCACGGGTATGCCCGCGCCCTCCATGGCGGCCCGGTAGCCGCGCAGCCGCTCGGCCGCGGTGTGGATGCGCGGCATGTCGCCGATGAAGCCGATCCGGCGGTGGCCGTGCGCGATGAGGTGGGCGACTCCGTCCCGGGCGCCGCCGAAGCTGTCGGACAGCACCACGTCGGCGTCGATCCTCCCGGCGGGGCGGTCCACGAAGACCGTGGCGACTCCCGCCTTCATCTCCGGCTCCAGATAGCGGTGGTCGTCGCCCGCCGGGATGATGACCAGTCCGTCCACGCGGCGTGCGCACAGCGCAAGCACCAACTCCTGCTCCCGGTCCGGGTCCTCCGCGCTGGAGCCGTTGATCAGCAGGGCCCCGTGCGCCCGGGCGACCTCCTCGACGGCGCGGCTCAGCGGCCCGTAGAAGGGGTCGGCGAGGTCCTCCAGGACCAGGCCTATGCTCGCCGTGCGGCCCTTGCGCAGCACCCGCGCGCTGTCGTTGCGCCGGAACCCCAGCGCCTCTATCGCCTCCTGGACCCGGCGCTCGGTGTCCGGGGTGACCCCCGGCTCGCCGTTGACCACACGCGACACCGTCTTCAGGCCCACCCCTGCGCGTGCCGCGACGTCCTTCATGGTCGGACGGTTGCCGTAGCGGGTCCCGGCGTGACGGTCTGCGGGGCGGCCGGTGCGGCGGGCGGTCTCGGGCACGATGCGCTGTCCTGTCTGTCGTCCACGGAAGATGCGGCGGTCCCGGGCACTACCGGGATTCCATGGGGTTGTATGAGGATGTGGCGTCGAGCATAGAGCCTGGACAACGTTGTCAGATGCGGGAGAGACTGTCCACCGCACTCTTCGGCCCGCGCCTTCCCCCAGGGGCGCTGCCCGCTCGCACCCGGCGCCCGGACCCCGCGGCGGAGACCGCTCGCCGTACGCCGGGGCCGATACCACTCACGCATTGGGAGATCAGACACTGATGCA of Streptomyces cynarae contains these proteins:
- a CDS encoding LacI family DNA-binding transcriptional regulator, producing the protein MPETARRTGRPADRHAGTRYGNRPTMKDVAARAGVGLKTVSRVVNGEPGVTPDTERRVQEAIEALGFRRNDSARVLRKGRTASIGLVLEDLADPFYGPLSRAVEEVARAHGALLINGSSAEDPDREQELVLALCARRVDGLVIIPAGDDHRYLEPEMKAGVATVFVDRPAGRIDADVVLSDSFGGARDGVAHLIAHGHRRIGFIGDMPRIHTAAERLRGYRAAMEGAGIPVEDSWMSLGVTDPERVRRAAEAMLEGPAPVTAIFAGNNRVTVTVIRVLAAHSRPVALVGFDDIELADLLQPGVTVVAQDAAALGSTAAERLFRQLDGTLITPERIELPTRLITRGSGELPPVD